One genomic window of Oncorhynchus kisutch isolate 150728-3 linkage group LG26, Okis_V2, whole genome shotgun sequence includes the following:
- the umps gene encoding uridine 5'-monophosphate synthase, which translates to MENVCLESLILKLHDVQAVKFGTFTLKSGITSPIYFDLRVIVSYPTLMNQVSSLLYQRAKDEDLKYSSVCGVPYTALPLATIICSNHELPMLIRRKEAKDYGTKKIIEGTIHPGDTCLIIEDVVTSGSSVMETALVLQAEGLKVTDAIVLMDREQGGGAMLAKRGITLHSVISISKLLNTLFQAERIDSLTAQSVCRFIHENNTYKPSGEEEKNGSPAAKKPCKPAELSYGARAQLQNTHPLAAQLLRLMEEKKTNLCVSADMTGCEELLQLADSLGPQMCVLKTHVDILQDFSPAFTQSLKDLGLKHNFLIFEDRKFADIGNTVKHQYEGGLYQISSWSHIVNAHAVPGPGVVKGLSAVGRPLDRGCVLIGQMSSQGSLATGDYTQAVVKMAEEHSEFVFGFISGAKISNKPEFVHMTPGVQMQSGGDGLGQQYSSPDDVIFKRGSDIIIVGRGILGASDRVKAAAEYREAGWNAYTKRLNTSIQGDAKD; encoded by the exons ATGGAAAACGTCTGTCTTGAAAGTTTAATCTTAAAGTTGCATGATGTTCAGGCAGTGAAATTCGGAACGTTCACGCTGAAGAGTGGAATAACCTCGCCGATTTATTTTGATCTCAGAGTTATTGTTTCTTACCCAACTCTCATGAACCAG GTGTCAAGTCTTCTTTATCAACGCGCCAAAGATGAGGACTTAAAATACAGCTCTGTGTGTGGAGTCCCATACACTGCTCTGCCCTTGGCTACAATCATCTGCTCCAATCACGAGCTGCCCATGCTCATCCGAAGAAAAGAAGCCAAAGACTATG GAACTAAGAAGATTATAGAGGGGACTATTCACCCTGGAGACACGTGTCTGATCATCGAGGATGTAGTGACCAGCGGCAGCAGCGTCATGGAGACGGCTCTGGTGCTCCAGGCGGAGGGTTTAAAGGTGACGGATGCCATCGTGTTGATGGACAGGGAGCAGGGCGGCGGGGCCATGCTGGCCAAGAGGGGCATCACGCTCCACTCCGTCATCTCCATCTCCAAACTCCTCAACACCCTGTTTCAGGCAGAGCGCATCGACTCGCTCACGGCCCAGAGCGTGTGCAGGTTCATCCATGAGAACAACACCTACAAGCCCTctggtgaggaggagaagaaCGGCTCGCCTGCAGCCAAAAAGCCCTGCAAGCCGGCGGAGCTGAGCTATGGAGCCAGGGCCCAGCTCCAGAATACACACCCTCTGGCCGCCCAGCTCCTCAGACTGATGGAAGAAAAGAAGACCAACCTATGTGTGTCGGCGGACATGACGGGCTGCGAGGAGCTGCTGCAGCTAGCCGACTCTCTGGGGCCTCAGATGTGTGTGTTGAAGACCCACGTGGACATCCTTCAGGACTTCAGCCCAGCCTTCACCCAGTCACTCAAGGACCTGGGCCTCAAACACAACTTCCTCATCTTTGAGGACCGCAAGTTTGCCGACATCGGGAACACGGTCAAGCACCAGTATGAAG GTGGGCTCTACCAGATCTCCTCGTGGTCTCACATCGTTAATGCCCATGCGGTACCAGGCCCTGGGGTGGTGAAGGGGCTCAGTGCGGTGGGCCGCCCGCTGGACCGCGGCTGTGTCCTCATAGGTCAGATGAGCTCCCAGGGTTCCCTAGCAACAGGGGACTACACGCAGGCTGTG GTGAAAATGGCTGAGGAGCATTCTGAATTTGTTTTTGGGTTCATCTCTGGCGCCAAGATCAGCAACAAGCCTGAGTTTGTACACATGACTCCAGGGGTGCAGATGCAGTCAGGAG GAGATGGTCTGGGCCAGCAGTACTCCAGTCCTGATGATGTGATTTTTAAAAGAGGCTCTGACATCATCATCGTGGGCCGTGGTATCCTGGGGGCCTCTGATAGGGTGAAGGCTGCTGCAGAGTACAGAGAGGCAGGCTGGAACGCATACACCAAGAGACTCAACACATCTATCCAAGGAGACGCTAAAGACTAG